The genomic segment CTGCTTAGCCTGGGGGGGCACCTCCATGGTAGATGCCCTCCGGATGGCGGAGCGAGTCATGTGCTGTACCTTCTCCATGCTTAGGACAGTGAGGCGTTTAGGCGGTGGTTGTGGGGATTAAGATGCAAGAGCGTACACTAAGCTGGAGGTTAGTGCAGAGAGGGGTGCAGAGGGTAGAGGCAGAAGGGTGTGGTTGTGAAGGTGGTGCCGGGTATGGCCGTGGAGATCCGATGAGCTCGAGGGTGGGGGGGACTTCGAGGAGCTGAGGAAGGGAGCAGCAAAGAAGGGGAATGAGTGAACAAGTTAGGGAGAAAAAGACATAGAACGT from the Brienomyrus brachyistius isolate T26 chromosome 19, BBRACH_0.4, whole genome shotgun sequence genome contains:
- the pln gene encoding cardiac phospholamban, which gives rise to MEKVQHMTRSAIRRASTMEVPPQAKQNLQDLFVNFCLILICLLLIYVILLLM